A window of Poecilia reticulata strain Guanapo linkage group LG7, Guppy_female_1.0+MT, whole genome shotgun sequence genomic DNA:
GATGTGACGTCACGGGGTGTCCGGAGCAAACATGGCGCACATTCGGAGTTTGAAGGTGAGTTTAGAGAAAATAAACGCGTCTCTGCTCCGTTCCTGCAGCAATTCTGCTGCTTATATCGAACAAATGCGAAGCTTTAAGCTCTAAGCAAGCTTCCGCTGCAATGTTAGCCATTTTTCTCTTCCGGTCAGCTGATTTCCGTCTAGTTTAGTAGTTTGATGGTAACGGAGTTCAGCCATCAGTTCTGCTCATGCTTCTTTTGCCAACCTTCAGACTTTCCCATTAAATTCAATTTATAGCTTCTCAGATggagccattttttaaaattaaaaatcggTTTGTTGTCCTGTATGTTTCTATGTTGCCAAAGTGATGGACAATTATTGTTTTACActatattatataaaattacatcttaaatctctaaatatttccaattttttaTCTCCAGCTAGTTATTACTGCCACCTTGACCTCAGTAATTAATATCGTAAGGTACAGAATTTCATTACTAGCCAAAAGCCAGGTCTATAGAAGTAAGTTCCAAaatagttttatatattttacatctgTCATCTTAAGTTATCCAAAATTGAAACAATttatcacgattaatcgatttttgaacaaaaaaaatcaattaaataattaattactaaCTGGAGTataaagactcaaaaaaggcaattttctGGAAGAATAACACATTTAgaacagtaattaagccaaCATTGTACAAACTTTTTgtatttaaggtaaaaaaaaaacaactttgtaaatatgttctacccagaactacTCAACTGGCTTAATTTTAACTTAATCTGGTTCAAAttccataaaaacaacaacaaagtatttttctgaggtatttgtttaaaattcagtgagaaaaaaatctgaattttataataaaaataaaatttacttctAAGCTGAATAGAATTGTTACCTAGGAAAGGctgatttctctctctctctctctctctctcctccaccaACTTGAATCattcttttatttaatcttcaaaatgtattgtttgttGGATTTTGTAACAGCTGGCATCAGAGTTACAGTGTTCATGTTGGCGTTGGGCAGGGCATGGTCGGCCTGGTGACCGGCGGGGCGTCCGGTTTGGGTCGGGCCACGGTGGAGCGCCTGGTGCAGAACGGAGCGTCCGCTGTCATCGTGGACCTGCCGTCCTCCAATGGACAGGAAGTGGCTGGCAGTCTGGGAAAACGCTGCGCCTTCGCTCCTGCAGACGTGAGTCAAAGAAATCCACATCCTGTCAGGCAGAAAATGAtcaaagattaaatatttctgttaataCTGAAGTACTTTTCagttaaacttattttttaaatgtgattttattaaaaacaatatttcccttttttaaatgagtaaaagaCAGACTTATTTACTTACTACAACAAGAAAAGTGCCAGAATAATCAATTATGCTGGAGAGGTTTTTGGATAGACTCTTTGGTACATTAATTACTTTATCAAgcaatagatttatttatttatttattgtagattTTGGCAGTATTAGTCCTCCATAATCTCAGTACATCAGTAAGTAAAGTTGTAATTTCCCCACAGTCCAGTAGGTGGcactttcttttcatttttgaactTGTACTCTTTGCCAAATGATCTATCGCTCTTAAATGTCTTAAGAAAGTCTGTTGTTGTGACTCAGCTCTGTATTTAGTTGGATTTATGTAACAGATAAGCACAAAACATGCAGTTGaagtaaaattatatatttcaacaaataaatagaaTACTTTTGTTAGACACTATCCATGAAACAAAGAAccagattttcttgttttcagacGTGTATTGTGTCGTTCCCAGGTTACGTCCGAGGCAGACATGCTTTTGGCCGTGTCTCTGGCCCGGGAGAAGTTCGGGAAGTTGGACCTGGCAGTGAACTGTGCCGGCATCGCTGTGGCTATAAAAACGTACAACTTCAATAAGAACGCCCCTCACAGCCTGGAGGACTTCCAGCATGTCATCAATgtaagaagaagagaaagacatTCAAACATCTTGTTAGGGAATGTTTTCTGATTCATGCACGTTCTGCTGCAGGTAAATATCGCAGGATCCTTCAACGTGATCCGCCTCGCCGTGGGGGAGATGGGGAAGAACGAGCCGGACGCAGACGGACACAGAGGCTGCATCATCAACACCGCCAGCGTGGCAGCGTTCGACGGACAGGTGGAGCTTTACATCCGTCACCTGAAGCTACAGTAGCTGCTCCATTTCTCAGGTTTATCGTCTTCTCTCTCTTTGAGGTCGGACAAGCGGCGTATTCTGCTTCTAAAGGCGGCATCGTTGGTATGACGCTCCCAATCGCTCGAGATCTGGCGCCGATGGGCATCAGAGTCGTCACAATCGCTCCTGGTTggtgttaaaacaacaaatctgcATCATAAACTGTGTTTCCTGtagatgtgtttccattacagatgtGCGTGAAACTTTGTTGACCTACGGTCATAGAAGGTCATAGAAGGCACCACACAGTCAATGATTGTGAAAATCAGTAAACTTTATATGCAATTACACGCGATTATTGACtataaaattgcgcaaattggaaaAGAAATTTGCTCATTAGAATATCAACAACAATTtctaaaaagttgttttttgataaaaagtttatgCACTAAGATGAGGTATTTTTCTGCCACGTAgaaatttatgtattttgcaaaactgcaatagcAACACTTTTTTGCGTCCCACAAGTCGTTATCAAccaccagatgttactactggcagaaaagatgaagaagaagacaggaagtcatcttcttcttcttgccttAATTTTGACACGggtgaaaaaccacctcatcctcgcacaaaaactttttaccGAAAAACGTGAACTTTCtgtaagcaaatttatttttgtattttcaatttGCTCAATTCTAAAgattaatggaaatgcagctgttcaCCATAAAATTGTAGATTGGAGTTACGAGAATAAactcatttaatggaaactgtttttctctaaaaggtttttagagaaaaacagtttcagtGCGAGTTTAGCGCACtgactgaaatatgaatatatttcatgTGTTTACGTCCATTGCCGCCATCATTTTCAGTGATATCATGTGAACGagcttgtgattttaattgcattggTTACTTAATGGAAAAAACTGTAATTGCAAAGATTTTTGCTTATTTACAACGGAAACGCAGCAACAGTCTGATGTGAACCCGATAATGAATATTTCCTGAATCTGTCCTGCAGGATTGTTCGCCACTCCTCTCCTCGCCGGCCTTCCAGAGAAGGTGCGCTCCTTCCTGTGCCGCCAGGTGCCCTTTCCTTCACGCCTAGGAGACCCCGCTGAGTTTGCCCACTTGGTGACCTCAGTGGCAGAGAACCCGATGATCAACGGGGAGGTCATCAGGCTGGACGGAGCTATCCGCATGCAGCCCTGATCAGCTTGTCTGGGTGTGAAACTGTGAACAGTTGCCTTAGTATTTTACTTTGTAGAAAACGATGATTATAAACTCTCGCTTGAATCTGTGGATctttatataaaatttttgtGTGTCTCAAAGTGTTGGTGTATTTCATGTTGAAcattacagaaataaacctATGAAGGAATTCATTTATTATCTCAAAAATTTTTATTAGCTTCCCAAAATTTCTCAAGTGTGAGATTTTTCATGTGCAtccagctttttattttgagttgtgCATTAATATTGAATTCAACCTTTTGGAAATTTGTTAAGAAAAAGCTCTAAAagctgttaataaaaaaaagctttatatGTCAGTGCAAAGTTGGGTCAGGACAtttgtgttaattttgattaagtACATAATTTCATGTGgctcgtaaaaaaaaaaagatcgtTCGGAACCTTCACCGTCAGATTTACGGTATCGATTTCCGGGGATACCGTAAATCTGCCGGACAAGCAACATTCGTTGACAAGAGGGATGGATGATTAAATCGCTTTTCTTTGCCCCCTAGTTAGATTTTGCTTCGAAAAACAAAGTGATTGAACGCTGTAAAAGACTATTGTtttgttcaagttgtgctaaaaggagtcgGCGTATTAGCGAAGCTAACTAAggctaaaatagcatctcaatgctaaacatgtagcagcagcacagacgttCCCAAGGGTAAAGTCAGCGTCCACGGTAAGTATTTGATAAACGTGTATCACttttgttacaaactgactccggcccccaccagagaagggaaaagttatttggccctcacaggaaaaagtttggggaccactgttttaaagtttaatcgtTGTAATAGTACATTGCATCAATCTGATGATTGAACAACCTAAATAACAGTAAATGCGACAAGCTCTCACTAGCCTAGTCCCATTTATGGAAAAAGAGGTCTAGAATCCAGCAGTTATGTTTGCGTCTTTACtggttttaataaaagaaaaaacaaaacagattcaaaacaaatagaaaGTGACGGTCAAAAGACTTCTATAACGAGAAGTCTTAGACAACAGCTAATAAAAAGACCAAGGAATAAGCTTAAACAAGATACAATTACAGATCCTTTTCAAGTATAACAACAAAGAAAGCTCTCAGAAACATCTCAGATAATAAAAATTTCACTTTGTATTAAATTTCTACAATCTATATATGGCTTCGACACTATTGGAATAtctatttatttgatcatttagcaacaatttttttttaattgaaaatgttgcttattttattgatttgtggTTTTCGATAATGTCCAAAGAATGATCATGGGGAAAATATTCTTTGAACTACCACAAGTTGAATTCAACCCCAGTGCCAAAGACAGACACGCCCACTTTACGACCAAAAGAAAAGCCGGTCCCCAACACTTTAGCTTCCACACCTGTCAGACCGATATCAACCCCGATGTCGTCTGCCAGACCGACTTTAGCCTTCAGCGGACCAGCGGAGGCAGAAGCACCCGCTAACTCTGCTTTAGCGAAAGCTCTGGCATTCAGGGTCCCTGCAGAAACCCCGGCTCCTGCGCTGACGTTGGGTCCTTTAGCTTCAGCTTCAAACACGCTCCATTCAGCCCGGGCTTCACCAACTCCAGCTTCAGCGTAAACTCCTGCTTTAGGAATACGCTTCATTGGTTTGTTCTCCGGTCCATTTGCAAACGTCCCTGCTCGTGCATaggttttttttagcagagGCTTTACCAGGACGGTCAAAGGTGTCAATCATTTCCACGAGCCCAGCTGATCCGACAGTAAGGTCTGCCCCACCACGAACAGTTGCGTGGGCCTTTGCACCTGAAGTTTCACAAAATCTGAAgtttaaatatccaaatttgaaaaagaataCCATGTAGTGTCTTAGAAATACTCTACTGATTTATTAGATAATTCATTTCTAGATTCTAGAAACTTGACACTTAAACTTTACTAGTATTTCAAGAAAATCCAAATATAATAGAGAACAATGTGATTGggtttaataaacattttttaaataaatcaactgTATTAAATAATGACATGAAGATTCCCTGATCAATCATATGAACACGCTTCATtgcagagagaaaatgtttgcatgaaCTTTGCTGCAACTCATAAAGTACTATATAACTGCTGTAAAAATCCAGAACGATTCTTATTTCCTGTCTTGGTGTCACTTTTAGTAGTGGTGGAAATAGCATTACTGAAACCACAGAGTACAGTTGGACAGGAGGCCCTATAACAAATGGCACTGATTGTCATGGGTgttaactttaataaatgtctgttttacacCGTTTCTAAAATAACTTGGGTTAAAAGCCTACCTGCCATCTTCAGGATAAACTGATTCCTTCTGAAAGAAAGGAGCAGATTAGTCTTGAGTGTTGGaaatgcattacatttttatattaaatgctCATAAATTTACATTATCCGGTACGATACGCAGTCATGTTAACAAGCATGAATCGATGAAAGTCAAACAccagaaaatataaatgaaatccAAACCTCTATTGTTAAATAACACGGCACCGTTTAGTCACTTACTTCAGTGGTGATACTCAGATGTCGAAGTGCTGCTGCTTTCAGTTAGGTTGTATAAGTAGGGCTTTTGTTCAAACATCCTGTTTATCTTAAATGGGCAAAAGTCTTAGGAAGTGACACAACATGAATCTGAAAGAAAGTCTAGCAGCTATTAAGGGCGTAAAAAACCTTATGAGGATAAGAAAGTTGCACTTCGTATTTTGTGTTAATGTTGAATTTGATAGAGTAGATTGGAGGTTCCAGGGCAGGAAGCTGGTTTCAAACTCAGCTGCCCGGGTCTTTCTTTGtgaagtttcttcttcttcttcttttgttttttattggcgGCTGGCATCCAACTTAAGGTGCATTTACCGCCACCTACCAGACTGGAATGTGGTCATCAGAGATCTCAgagggaaacatttttattttaatttttttcctcaatgaTGTGTAGGATGTGCAAATCCACATCCTAACACACTCATTAATACATGAATTAATGCATGAGCATGCACtggcatacacacacatacttgGCCATATTCTAAATACGANNNNNNNNNNNNNNNNNNNNNNNNNNNNNNNNNNNNNNNNNNNNNNNNNNNNNNNNNNNNNNNNNNNNNNNNNNNNNNNNNNNNNNNNNNNNNNNNNNNNNNNNNNNNNNNNNNNNNNNNNNNNNNNNNNNNNNNNNNNNNNNNNNNNNNNNNNNNNNNNNNNNNNNNNNNNNNNNNNNNNNNNNNNNNNNNNNNNNNNNNNNNNNNNNNNNNNNNNNNNNNNNNNNNNNNNNNNNNNNNNNNNNNNNNNNNNNNNNNNNNNNNNNNNNNNNNNNNNNNNNNNNNNNNNNNNNNNNNNNNNNNNNNNNNNNNNNNNNNNNNNNNNNNNNNNNNNNNNNNNNNNNNNNNNNNNNNNNNNNNNNNNNNNNNNNNNNNNNNNNNNNNNNNNNNNNNNNNNNNNNNNNNNNNNNNNNNNNNNNNNNNNNNNNNNNNNNNNNNNNNNNNNNNNNNNNNNNNNNNNNNNNNNNNNNNNNNNNNNNNNNNNNNNNNNNNNNNNNNNNNNNNNNNNNNNNNNNNNNNNNNNNNNNNNNNNNNNNNNNNNNNNNNNNNNNNNNNNNNNNNNNNNNNNNNNNNNNNNNNNNNNNNNNNNNNNNNNNNNNNNNNNNNNNNNNNNNNNNNNNNNNNNNNNNNNNNNNNNNNNNNNNNNNNNNNNNNNNNNNNNNNNNNNNNNNNNNNNNNNNNNNNNNNNNNNNNNNNNNNNNNNNNNNNNNNNNNNNNNNNNNNNNNNNNNNNNNNNNNNNNNNNNNNNNNNNNNNNNNNNNNNNNNNNNNNNNNNNNNNNNNNNNNNNNNNNNNNNNNNNNNNNNNNNNNNNNNNNNNNNNNNNNNNNNNNNNNNNNNNNNNNNNNNNNNNNNNNNNNNNNNNNNNNNNNNNNNNNNNNNNNNNNNNNNNNNNNNNNNNNNNNNNNNNNNNNNNNNNNNNNNNNNNNNNNNNNNNNNNNNNNNNNNNNNNNNNNNNNNNNNNNNNNNNNNNNNNNNNNNNNNNNNNNNNNNNNNNNNNNNNNNNNNNNNNNNNNNNNNNNNNNNNNNNNNNNNNNNNNNNNNNNNNNNNNNNNNNNNNNNNNNNNNNNNNNNNNNNNNNNNNNNNNNNNNNNNNNNNNNNNNNNNNNNNNNNNNNNNNNNNNNNNNNNNNNNNNNNNNNNNNNNNNNNNNNNNNNNNNNNNNNNNNNNNNNNNNNNNNNNNNNNNNNNNNNNNNNNNNNNNNNNNNNNNNNNNNNNNNNNNNNNNNNNNNNNNNNNNNNNNNNNNNNNNNNNNNNNNNNNNNNNNNNNNNNNNNNNNNNNNNNNNNNNNNNNNNNNNNNNNNNNNNNNNNNNNNNNNNNNNNNNNNNNNNNNNNNNNNNNNNNNNNNNNNNNNNNNNNNNNNNNNNNNNNNNNNNNNNNNNNNNNNNNNNNNNNNNNNNNNNNNNNNNNNNNNNNNNNNNNNNNNNNNNNNNNNNNNNNNNNNNNNNNNNNNNNNNNNNNNNNNNNNNNNNNNNNNNNNNNNNNNNNNNNNNNNNNNNNNNNNNNNNNNNNNNNNNNNNNNNNNNNNNNNNNNNNNNNNNNNNNNNNNNNNNNNNNNNNNNNNNNNNNNNNNNNNNNNNNNNNNNNNNNNNNNNNNNNNNNNNNNNNNNNNNNNNNNNNNNNNNNNNNNNNNNNNNNNNNNNNNNNNNNNNNNNNNNNNNNNNNNNNNNNNNNNNNNNNNNNNNNNNNNNNNNNNNNNNNNNNNNNNNNNNNNNNNNNNNNNNNNNNNNNNNNNNNNNNNNNNNNNNNNNNNNNNNNNNNNNNNNNNNNNNNNNNNNNNNNNNNNNNNNNNNNNNNNNNNNNNNNNNNNNNNNNNNNNNNNNNNNNNNNNNNNNNNNNNNNNNNNNNNNNNNNNNNNNNNNNNNNNNNNNNNNNNNNNNNNNNNNNNNNNNNNNNNNNNNNNNNNNNNNNNNNNNNNNNNNNNNNNNNNNNNNNNNNNNNNNNNNNNNNNNNNNNNNNNNNNNNNNNNNNNNNNNNNNNNNNNNNNNNNNNNNNNNNNNNNNNNNNNNNNNNNNNNNNNNNNNNNNNNNNNNNNNNNNNNNNNNNNNNNNNNNNNNNNNNNNNNNNNNNNNNNNNNNNNNNNNNNNNNNNNNNNNNNNNNNNNNNNNNNNNNNNNNNNNNNNNNNNNNNNNNNNNNNNNNNNNNNNNNNNNNNNNNNNNNNNNNNNNNNNNNNNNNNNNNNNNNNNNNNNNNNNNNNNNNNNNNNNNNNNNNNNNNNNNNNNNNNNNNNNNNNNNNNNNNNNNNNNNNNNNNNNNNNNNNNNNNNNNNNNNNNNNNNNNNNNNNNNNNNNNNNNNNNNNNNNNNNNNNNNNNNNNNNNNNNNNNNNNNNNNNNNNNNNNNNNNNNNNNNNNNNNNNNNNNNNNNNNNNNNNNNNNNNNNNNNNNNNNNNNNNNNNNNNNNNNNNNNNNNNNNNNNNNNNNNNNNNNNNNNNNNNNNNNNNNNNNNNNNNNNNNNNNNNNNNNNNNNNNNNNNNNNNNNNNNNNNNNNNNNNNNNNNNNNNNNNNNNNNNNNNNNNNNNNNNNNNNNNNNNNNNNNNNNNNNNNNNNNNNNNNNNNNNNNNNNNNNNNNNNNNNNNNNNNNNNNNNNNNNNNNNNNNNNNNNNNNNNNNNNNNNNNNNNNNNNNNNNNNNNNNNNNNNNNNNNNNNNNNNNNNNNNNNNNNNNNNNNNNNNNNNNNNNNNNNNNNNNNNNNNNNNNNNNNNNNNNNNNNNNNNNNNNNNNNNNNNNNNNNNNNNNNNNNNNNNNNNNNNNNNNNNNNNNNNNNNNNNNNNNNNNNNNNNNNNNNNNNNNNNNNNNNNNNNNNNNNNNNNNNNNNNNNNNNNNNNNNNNNNNNNNNNNNNNNNNNNNNNNNNNNNNNNNNNNNNNNNNNNNNNNNNNNNNNNNNNNNNNNNNNNNNNNNNNNNNNNNNNNNNNNNNNNNNNNNNNNNNNNNNNNNNNNNNNNNNNNNNNNNNNNNNNNNNNNNNNNNNNNNNNNNNNNNNNNNNNNNNNNNNNNNNNNNNNNNNNNNNNNNNNNNNNNNNNNNNNNNNNNNNNNNNNNNNNNNNNNNNNNNNNNNNNNNNNNNNNNNNNNNNNNNNNNNNNNNNNNNNNNNNNNNNNNNNNNNNNNNNNNNNNNNNNNNNNNNNNNNNNNNNNNNNNNNNNNNNNNNNNNNNNNNNNNNNNNNNNNNNNNNNNNNNNNNNNNNNNNNNNNNNNNNNNNNNNNNNNNNNNNNNNNNNNNNNNNNNNNNNNNNNNNNNNNNNNNNNNNNNNNNNNNNNNNNNNNNNNNNNNNNNNNNNNNNNNNNNNNNNNNNNNNNNNNNNNNNNNNNNNNNNNNNNNNNNNNNNNNNNNNNNNNNNNNNNNNNNNNNNNNNNNNNNNNNNNNNNNNNNNNNNNNNNNNNNNNNNNNNNNNNNNNNNNNNNNNNNNNNNNNNNNNNNNNNNNNNNNNNNNNNNNNNNNNNNNNNNNNNNNNNNNNNNNNNNNNNNNNNNNNNNNNNNNNNNNNNNNNNNNNNNNNNNNNNNNNNNNNNNNNNNNNNNNNNNNNNNNNNNNNNNNNNNNNNNNNNNNNNNNNNNNNNNNNNNNNNNNNNNNNNNNNNNNNNNNNNNNNNNNNNNNNNNNNNNNNNNNNNNNNNNNNNNNNNNNNNNNNNNNNNNNNNNNNNNNNNNNNNNNNNNNNNNNNNNNNNNNNNNNNNNNNNNNNNNNNNNNNNNNNNNNNNNNNNNNNNNNNNNNNNNNNNNNNNNNNNNNNNNNNNNNNNNNNNNNNNNNNNNNNNNNNNNNNNNNNNNNNNNNNNNNNNNNNNNNNNNNNNNNNNNNNNNNNNNNNNNNNNNNNNNNNNNNNNNNNNNNNNNNNNNNNNNNNNNNNNNNNNNNNNNNNNNNNNNNNNNNNNNNNNNNNNNNNNNNNNNNNNNNNNNNNNNNNNNNNNNNNNNNNNNNNNNNNNNNNNNNNNNNNNNNNNNNNNNNNNNNNNNNNNNNNNNNNNNNNNNNNNNNNNNNNNNNNNNNNNNNNNNNNNNNNNNNNNNNNNNNNNNNNNNNNNNNNNNNNNNNNNNNNNNNNNNNNNNNNNNNNNNNNNNNNNNNNNNNNNNNNNNNNNNNNNNNNNNNNNNNNNNNNNNNNNNNNNNNNNNNNNNNNNNNNNNNNNNNNNNNNNNNNNNNNNNNNNNNNNNNNNNNNNNNNNNNNNNNNNNNNNNNNNNNNNNNNNNNNNNNNNNNNNNNNNNNNNNNNNNNNNNNNNNNNNNNNNNNNNNNNNNNNNNNNNNNNNNNNNNNNNNNNNNNNNNNNNNNNNNNNNNNNNNNNNNNNNNNNNNNNNNNNNNNNNNNNNNNNNNNNNNNNNNNNNNNNNNNNNNNNNNNNNNNNNNNNNNNNNNNNNNNNNNNNNNNNNNNNNNNNNNNNNNNNNNNNNNNNNNNNNNNNNNNNNNNNNNNNNNNNNNNNNNNNNNNNNNNNNNNNNNNNNNNNNNNNNNNNNNNNNNNNNNNNNNNNNNNNNNNNNNNNNNNNNNNNNNNNNNNNNNNNNNNNNNNNNNNNNNNNNNNNNNNNNNNNNNNNNNNNNNNNNNNNNNNNNNNNNNNNNNNNNNNNNNNNNNNNNNNNNNNNNNNNNNNNNNNNNNNNNNNNNNNNNNNNNNNNNNNNNNNNNNNNNNNNNNNNNNNNNNNNNNNNNNNNNNNNNNNNNNNNNNNNNNNNNNNNNNNNNNNNNNNNNNNNNNNNNNNNNNNNNNNNNNNNNNNNNNNNNNNNNNNNNNNNNNNNNNNNNNNNNNNNNNNNNNNNNNNNNNNNNNNNNNNNNNNNNNNNNNNNNNNNNNNNNNNNNNNNNNNNNNNNNNNNNNNNNNNNNNNNNNNNNNNNNNNNNNNNNNNNNNNNNNNNNNNNNNNNNNNNNNNNNNNNNNNNNNNNNNNNNNNNNNNNNNNNNNNNNNNNNNNNNNNNNNNNNNNNNNNNNNNNNNNNNNNNNNNNNNNNNNNNNNNNNNNNNNNNNNNNNNNNNNNNNNNNNNNNNNNNNNNNNNNNNNNNNNNNNNNNNNNNNNNNNNNNNNNNNNNNNNNNNNNNNNNNNNNNNNNNNNNNNNNNNNNNNNNNNNNNNNNNNNNNNNNNNNNNNNNNNNNNNNNNNNNNNNNNNNNNNNNNNNNNNNNNNNNNNNNNNNNNNNNNNNNNNNNNNNNNNNNNNNNNNNNNNNNNNNNNNNNNNNNNNNNNNNNNNNNNNNNNNNNNNNNNNNNNNNNNNNNNNNNNNNNNNNNNNNNNNNNNNNNNNNNNNNNNNNNNNNNNNNNNNNNNNNNNNNNNNNNNNNNNNNNNNNNNNNNNNNNNNNNNNNNNNNNNNNNNNNNNNNNNNNNNNNNNNNNNNNNNNNNNNNNNNNNNNNNNNNNNNNNNNNNNNNNNNNNNNNNNNNNNNNNNNNNNNNNNNNNNNNNNNNNNNNNNNNNNNNNNNNNNNNNNNNNNNNNNNNNNNNNNNNNNNNNNNNNNNNNNNNNNNNNNNNNNNNNNNNNNNN
This region includes:
- the hsd17b10 gene encoding 3-hydroxyacyl-CoA dehydrogenase type-2, yielding MAHIRSLKGMVGLVTGGASGLGRATVERLVQNGASAVIVDLPSSNGQEVAGSLGKRCAFAPADVTSEADMLLAVSLAREKFGKLDLAVNCAGIAVAIKTYNFNKNAPHSLEDFQHVINVNIAGSFNVIRLAVGEMGKNEPDADGHRGCIINTASVAAFDGQVGQAAYSASKGGIVGMTLPIARDLAPMGIRVVTIAPGLFATPLLAGLPEKVRSFLCRQVPFPSRLGDPAEFAHLVTSVAENPMINGEVIRLDGAIRMQP